A single window of Myxocyprinus asiaticus isolate MX2 ecotype Aquarium Trade chromosome 48, UBuf_Myxa_2, whole genome shotgun sequence DNA harbors:
- the LOC127437704 gene encoding DCC-interacting protein 13-beta-like has translation MIPFAQSPRKMPAVHHKLLLEEALQDSPQTRSLLSVFEEDAGTLTNYTNQLLQSMQRVFGAQNEMALATEQLSKQLLEYEKQNFALAKGDEEVINTLQHFAKSVEELNSLHAELATQIADKMVFPMVKFRERDLTEVSTLKEIFAIASDEHEAAMVKYSRLPKKKENEKMKAEIVREVADSRRKQHQAAMQYYCALNALQYRKRVAMLEPMLGYTNAQINFAKKGMELVSKKMHHFLTLVSSMTQSIESQLEVEAEVMRSSQRELLSVDDTVYMPDRYLAPVNRALIQKAGYLNIRNKTGLVTTAWDRLYFFTQGGNLMCQPRGAVAGGMVLDLDNSSVMAVECEDRRYCFQITSPNGKTSLILQAEGKKEYEEWICTLNNISRQIYLSDNPEAVAIRLHQTALQAVTPITSFEKRAEGSPNPDRAKPGAVVAGESQRAFEAEDLITPGTPIQFDIVLPVSEFLDQNRAGARRTNPFSETEDDDNGSDTHDSLLQQVFAVRFLGSMAVRAGHTQEVIYEAMRQVLAARAIHNIFKTTESHLMVTSSCIRLIDPQTQVTKISFQLKDVSQFAAHQENSRLMGFVLEGRDWSNGGEGEPSFSVFVFESNTEGEKICYTINLGKEISEASKDPEALAQLVKSMPLTNDGKFLLLENETGDAADGIGQEEESEA, from the exons ATGATTCCGTTCGCACAGTCTCCACGGAAGATGCCGGCCGTACACCACAAATTATTATTAGAGGAGGCCCTGCAGGACAGCCCGCAG ACACGTTCCCTGCTCAGTGTGTTTGAAGAGGATGCAGGAACCCTCACAAACTACACAAACCAGCTGCTCCAGTCTATGCAAAGAGTGTTTGGAGCACAG AATGAAATGGCTCTGGCGACAGAACAGCTTTCTAAGCAGCTCTTGGAGTATGAGAAACAG AACTTTGCACTGGCCAAGGGAGATGAAGAGGTGATCAACACTTTACAACACTTTGCCAAAAGTGTGGAAGAG CTGAATTCTCTGCATGCTGAACTGGCCACACAGATTGCCGATAAGATGGTGTTTCCCATGGTGAAGTTCAGAGAGAGGGACCTCACAG AGGTCAGCACACTGAAGGAGATATTCGCCATTGCCAGTGATG AGCATGAAGCTGCTATGGTGAAATATAGCCGTCTACctaagaagaaagaaaatgaaaag ATGAAAGCAGAGATTGTCAGAGAGGTGGCGGATTCTCGCAGGAAACAGCATCAGGCCGCTATGCAGTATTATTGCGCTCTGAATGCTCTGCAGTACAGGAAGAGAGTGGCCATGCTGGAGCCCATGCTGGGATACACAAACGCACAG ATAAATTTCGCTAAGAAGGGGATGGAGCTGGTTTCAAAGAAGATGCACCATTTTCTCACCTTGGTTTCCAGCATGACACAAAG TATTGAGTCTCAGTTAGAGGTGGAGGCAGAGGTCATGCGCTCGTCTCAGAGAGAGCTTCTCTCAGTGGATGACACTGTCTACATGCCAGATCGCTATCTAGCACCTGTGAATCGTGCCCTCATCCAGAAAGCAGGTTACCTCAACATCAGGAA TAAGACAGGTCTGGTGACCACGGCGTGGGACCGCTTGTATTTTTTCACACAGGGTGGTAATCTGATGTGTCAGCCACGGGGTGCAGTGGCGGGCGGGATGGTTTTGGATCTAGACAACAGCTCCGTCATGGCCGTCGAGTGCGAAGACCGTCGCTACTGCTTTCAGATCACCTCACCCAATGGCAAAAC GTCTCTGATTCTTCAAGCGGAAGGCAAAAAAGAATACGAGGAG TGGATTTGCACCCTTAACAACATTTCAAGACAGATTTATCTTTCAGACAATcctgag GCTGTGGCTATCAGGTTGCACCAGACGGCTCTACAGGCTGTGACACCCATTACCAGTTTTGAGAAGAGAGCTGAAGGTTCTCCTAATCCTGACCG AGCAAAACCAGGTGCTGTAGTCGCTGGAGAGTCTCAGAGGGCCTTTGAGGCTGAAGATTTGATCACTCCTGGAACACCAATCCAGTTTGACATTGTTCTGCCCGTGTCAGAGTTCCTGGACCAAAACAGAGCTGGAGCGAG ACGCACAAACCCCTTCAGTGAGACGGAGGACGATGACAATGGTTCGGACACACATG ATTCGCTCTTGCAGCAGGTGTTTGCAGTGCGGTTCTTGGGTTCGATGGCCGTTCGGGCCGGTCACACACAGGAAGTGATCTATGAAGCCATGAGGCAGGTTCTCGCTGCACGTGCAATCCACAACATCTTCAAAACCACTGAGTCCCACCTCATGGTCACTAGTTCCTGCATCAG ACTGATTGATCCACAGACACAAGTCACCAAAATCAGT TTCCAGCTGAAGGACGTGTCTCAGTTTGCGGCTCATCAGGAGAACAGCAGACTGATGGGGTTTGTGCTGGAGGGCAGAGACTGGAGTAATGGAGGAGAAGGGGAACCATccttcagtgtgtttgtgtttgagagcaACACTGAGGGAGAGAAG ATTTGTTACACAATAAACTTGGGGAAAGAGATCTCAGAGGCAAGCAAG GATCCTGAGGCATTGGCCCAGCTGGTAAAGTCAATGCCCCTGACAAACGATGGAAAGTTTTTGCTATTGGAAAATGAGACGGGTGATGCAGCGGACGGGATTGGACAGGAAGAGGAGTCAGAGGCTTGA